In Pyrus communis chromosome 8, drPyrComm1.1, whole genome shotgun sequence, one genomic interval encodes:
- the LOC137743167 gene encoding putative NAC domain-containing protein 94 — protein sequence MPLGFCFHPTDQELITFFLYNTALHTEYCENLIYEFDLFGNTPPWVVWQNVGGLGLDDQDLYFFCQLKTRSQTRIKREIDAGGQWSESNSKPVKDLQNEKAIGKMKNLGYEKEGCEHDGDWLLEEYSILPSVVAGAGHSDHEIGNVVLCRLKNNSRSGNKKNYSNSTQQVNEQPAKKRARKEVGKGEKEGKKRSQGEIGENKSKKQSGLAKYY from the coding sequence ATGCCGCTGGGTTTTTGCTTTCATCCGACCGATCAGGAATTGATCACTTTCTTCCTTTACAATACAGCCCTCCACACAGAGTACTGCGAGAATTTAATCTACGAGTTCGACCTCTTCGGCAACACTCCACCGTGGGTGGTTTGGCAGAATGTCGGCGGACTTGGACTTGACGATCAAGATTTGTACTTCTTCTGCCAACTCAAGACTAGAAGCCAGACACGCATCAAACGTGAAATTGACGCCGGAGGTCAATGGAGCGAATCCAATTCAAAGCCAGTTAAGGATTTGCAGAATGAAAAAGCTATTGGGAAAATGAAGAATTTGGGGTATGAGAAGGAAGGGTGTGAGCACGACGGTGACTGGCTCTTGGAAGAGTACAGCATTCTTCCTAGTGTAGTTGCTGGCGCTGGTCACTCCGATCACGAAATTGGGAACGTGGTGCTCTGCCGACTTAAAAATAATTCTAGGAGTGGAAACAAGAAGAATTATTCGAATTCAACCCAACAAGTGAACGAGCAGCCGGCAAAAAAGAGAGCAAGAAAGGAAGTCGGGAAGGGCGAAAAAGAAGGCAAGAAAAGAAGTCAAGGAGAAATCGGCGAAaacaaaagcaagaaacaaagtgggTTGGCAAAATACTACTAG
- the LOC137742446 gene encoding non-specific phospholipase C1-like, with protein sequence MAFRRKRITWALFFFHLLLVSTQFIAARKTPKIKGPIKTVVVVVMENRSFDHIFGWLKATRPDIDGLNGNESNPISVSEPGSPRVRVSSDAFFVDSDPGHSFQAIREQIFGSNESSENPAPMNGFAQQAESMGEGMARTVMSGFKPEVLPVYTELANEFAVFDRWFASVPASTQPNRFYVHSATSHGAMSNVRKDLIHGFPQKTIFDSLDENDLDFGIYYQNIPATLFFKSLRKLKHVTKFHSYALTFKRHARLGKLPNYAVIEQRYFDVKELPANDDHPSHDVARGQRFVKEVYETLRASPQWKEMALLITYDEHGGFYDHVPTPVSDVPSPDGMEGNEPYYFRFDRLGVRVPTILVSPWVEKGAVIHEPTGPTPHSQFEHSSIPATVKKLFNLKSNFLTKRDAWAGTFENYFTLRSTPRHDCPETLPEVTKSLRPGGPREDSSLSEFQVELIQLASQLNGDHVLKTYPDIGKTMTVREANSYAEDAVERFLEAGRAALKAGANESAIVTMRPALTSRVNAQGHSSYLESQ encoded by the exons ATGGCTTTCCGGCGAAAACGCATCACCTGGGCTCTCTTTTTCTTCCACCTCTTGTTGGTCTCCACCCAATTCATCGCGGCACGCAAAACCCCCAAAATCAAGGGACCCATTAAAACGGTGGTCGTCGTGGTCATGGAAAACCGCTCCTTTGACCACATCTTCGGCTGGCTTAAGGCGACCCGACCCGATATCGACGGCTTGAACGGGAACGAATCGAACCCGATTTCCGTCTCGGAACCCGGCTCGCCCCGAGTCCGCGTCTCCAGCGACGCCTTCTTCGTCGACTCCGACCCAGGCCACTCGTTTCAGGCGATTCGAGAACAGATATTCGGGTCGAACGAGAGCTCGGAGAACCCGGCTCCGATGAACGGGTTCGCTCAGCAGGCGGAGAGTATGGGCGAGGGGATGGCGAGAACGGTGATGAGCGGGTTTAAGCCTGAAGTCCTCCCGGTCTACACCGAGTTGGCTAACGAGTTCGCGGTGTTCGATCGGTGGTTCGCGTCCGTACCGGCGTCAACTCAGCCGAACCGGTTCTACGTCCACTCGGCCACGTCACACGGCGCCATGAGCAACGTCCGCAAGGACCTCATCCACGGCTTCCCTCAGAAAACGATCTTCGACTCTCTGGACGAAAATGACCTCGACTTTGGCATATATTACCAGAACATCCCCGCCACGCTCTTCTTCAAGAGCCTGAGGAAACTGAAGCATGTGACGAAATTCCACAGCTACGCGCTGACTTTCAAGCGGCACGCTCGGCTCGGGAAGCTGCCGAATTACGCGGTGATCGAGCAGAGGTACTTCGACGTCAAGGAGCTTCCCGCCAACGACGACCACCCGTCGCATGACGTGGCGCGCGGGCAGAGGTTCGTGAAGGAGGTGTACGAGACGCTGAGGGCGAGCCCGCAGTGGAAAGAAATGGCATTGCTGATTACTTACGATGAGCACGGCGGGTTTTACGACCACGTGCCGACGCCGGTTTCAGACGTGCCGAGCCCGGATGGGATGGAGGGGAACGAACCGTATTATTTCCGGTTTGACCGGTTGGGTGTGCGGGTGCCGACCATACTCGTCTCGCCATGGGTCGAAAAGGGTGCCG TGATCCATGAGCCAACAGGGCCGACGCCACATTCCCAATTTGAGCATTCTTCTATCCCTGCCACTGTAAAGAAGCTGTTCAATTTGAAGTCGAACTTCCTCACAAAGAGAGATGCATGGGCTGGTACTTTCGAGAATTATTTTACCCTCCGCAGTACTCCTCGTCATGACTGTCCAG AAACTCTTCCAGAGGTGACAAAGTCACTGAGGCCAGGCGGACCCAGAGAAGATTCGAGCCTCTCAGAATTCCAAGTCGAGCTGATCCAGCTTGCATCCCAGCTCAATGGCGATCATGTCCTCAAAACCTACCCTGATATCGGCAAAACCATGACAGTGCGTGAAGCCAACAGTTACGCAGAGGATGCAGTCGAGAGGTTCCTGGAAGCCGGAAGAGCTGCTCTAAAAGCCGGAGCGAACGAGTCTGCAATTGTTACAATGAGACCTGCCCTCACCAGCCGAGTTAACGCACAAGGTCATAGCTCCTACCTAGAATCTCAGTGA